DNA from Frateuria edaphi:
CCGCCCTCGTCGCCAGCTCGCTGCTGGCGTCCGGGGTCCTGATGGCGCAGGACGTGCCGACGCCCCCGACACCGCCACCGCCGCCGACGGATCCGGGGACCCCCGCACCCCCGCCGCCGACCACCCCGATGCCGCCTCCCCCGGCCGGCGCGCCGCAGTCGAACATGCCGCCGACACCACCACCGCCGCCCGACCCGAATTCCACGCCGCCTGCCCCACCGACCAGCTCCGGCATGCAGACCATGCCGCCGCCGGCGTCGAGCGCGCCTCCGCCGATGGGCAACGATTCGGGCGGCATGAATGGCAACCAGGGCATGCAAAACGGCATGGACCATAGCGGGAACATGGATGCCAATGGCAACGCGAATGCCAACGGAAGCATGAACTCCCACGGCAACATGGACTCCAATGGCGACGCGAACGGTGCCGGCATGAATGCCGGTGGCAACGCCAACGTGGAATTCAAGTCCTCGATGCCGCCGGCTTCCTCCGCCGGCCCGGCGCCGGACTTCAGCCAGCTGGCCAACGGCAAGAAATCCATCACCCTGCAGGAAGCGGCCAGCTATCCGCCGCTGGCCAACGATTTCGACTATGCCGACAAGAACCGCGACGGTCGCGTCACGCAGCGCGAGTACGAAGCCTGGCAGTCGCATTGAGTTTCGCTCGACACTCCCCTCGCCGGCTGCCTGCAGCCGGCTTTTTTTTTTGGCCGGTCTTGGCCGACCACGGCCGGTGCGAAACATGTGCCTGATGGGGCGACGCCTCCTGGTTTCCGTGCATCTCCGCGTAGGCCCCTGCCTCCCGTCACGACCGGTTGGGATGCCGCTCGCTAGACTCGCGCCTTTGCCGTAGGGAGCGACGTCCTTGATCAAGCACGGTACGGCCGCGGTAGTCGCGGTACTTGGCGGCCTGTGGGCCTGCGCGGCGCACGCGCAGAACCCCGATCCGATGGACATCCGCGCCTGCACCGCCATCGAAAGCGACGCGCAGCGGCTGGCCTGCTACGACCACGCCACCGGCCGAGTGAACCTGCCGGTGGCGAAGAAGCGCGCGGACGAGGAAACCCGGTTGCCCAGCGTGTTCGGGCACGACCGCCTCCCGGGCCAGGTCGCCGCACGCGAAAATCCGGAGGTGTCCACGCCGATGTCACTGCTGGACAGTCGCTGGGAACTGGCGCCGGAAGCCAAGCTGGGGACGTACAACGTACGCGGCTACAAGCCGGTGTTCCTGATGCCGGTCTTCGCCACCAGCAACCAGAACGAGCGCCCGCAAAGCCCCAATCCGCTCAACACCGTGACCCACCCGGAGCAGCTGGAGAACATCGAGGCGAAGTTCCAGATCAGCTTCAAGACCAAGTTGTGGCAGGGCGTGTTCGGCGACGCGGGCGACCTGTGGCTGGGTTATACCCAGTCCTCGCGCTGGCAGGTCTACAACGACCATGCCTCGCGGCCGTTCCGCGAGACCAACTACGAGCCCGAGGCGATGCTCGTGTTCGACACCCACTACCAGGTGTTCGGATGGGACGGTCGCCTGCTCGGCATCGGCATCAACCACCAGTCCAACGGCCAATCCAACCCGCTCTCACGCAGCTGGAATCGCGTGGTCGCCAACGTGGGCTTCGAGCGCGGCGACTGGACGGTGATGCTGCGCCCCTGGTGGCGCATTCCCGAGGGGGGCACGGACGACAACAACCCGGACATCAGCGACTACATGGGTCGGGGCGACGTCCAGATCGTGCGCGAGTGGAACGGCCAGGAGTTCGGCATGATGCTGCGCCATTCCTTCCGGGGCGGCAGCCGCAGCCACGGCGCGGCGCGGTTCACCTGGAGCTTCCCGCTGGCCGGCAACCTGCGCGGCTACATGGAAGTGTTCAAGGGCTACGGCGAAAGCCTGATCGACTACAACCACAACGCCACGTACCTGGGGCTGGGCGTTTCGCTGCTCGACTGGTACTGAGCCTCACGCCATGCAGGAGCCCGTTTGCAGGCTCCTGCATGGTGGCCCGGCTCAGTGGTGGTGGCCGCCCGGGCCGTGCACGTGGCCATGCTGCAGTTCTTCCGCGCTGGCCTCACGCACGTCGGTCACCTCGACGTTGAAATGCAGGGTCTGCCCCGCGAGCGGGTGGTTGCCGTCGATGTGCACCTTGTCGTCGTCCACGCGCACCACGGTCACATTGATCGCGCCCTGCGGGCCGCGACCCTGGAACTGCATGCCCGGCTGGATGTCCTCCACGCCCTGGAAGGCCTCGCGCGGCACTTCCTGCATCAGTTCCGGATGGCGCGCGCCGTAACCTTCCTCGGGCGATACGTCGACCTTGAACTGATCGCCTGCCTGGCGGCCGGCCATCACCTTCTCCAGGCCCGGCACGATCTGCCCGGTACCGTGCAGGTAGGACAGCGGCTCGCGCCCTTCGGAGCTGTCGATGACGCGTCCTTCGTCGTCGGTCAGCGTGTAGTGGAAGGAGGCGACGGTGTTGTCTGCGATCTGCATGGCATTCTCGTTGTCGGTGAATGGGCCAGTTTAACAGCTCACGGTCGAGGGCCTGTCACACCGGCCTGCGCCGTTGCGCCATGGTTGCGATACTTCGGGCATGAAGATTGCCCGCTTGCCTTTCCTGCTCGCCCTCGTCCTGCTGCCATTGCACTCCATGGCGATGGACCTGCACGCCACGCGCGCGGCCATCGATTCGCGCATCGCCCAACCGCGTTTCGCCGCCGCGCGCTGGGGCATCGCCGTGGTCTCGCTGGACAGCGGCCGCACCCTGTACGTGCACGACGCCGACAAGCTTTTCCAACCCGCATCGACCACCAAGCTGTTCACCGCGGCGCTGGTACTGAACAGCCTGGATGCCGGCTACCGCATTCCCACCCGCGTGCTGGGCGCCACCCCGGAAAAACGCGGGCGCGTGCAGGGGCCACTGGTGCTCTACGGCATGGGCGATCCGTCGCTCGGCACCGATCCGTCCACCGCGGGCTGGGCCGACGCGCTGGCCGATCAGCTGGCGGCCAAGGGCGTACGCCGCGTACACGGCGACCTGGTGGCCGATGCCACCTATTTCGCCGGACCGGCGATCGGCAACGGCTGGGAAGCGTTCGACCTCCTTGCCGGCTTCGCCGCGCCGGCCTCGGCGTTGAGCGTGTACGAAAACCAGTTCCAGCTGAAGGTGACGCCTGCGGCACGCGCAGGCGAGCCGGCCGGACTGGCTTTCGATCCCGCCGGCGCGGCGATACCGTTGGATAACCGCCTGCTCACCGTACCGGCCGGCACCGCGAGCGACGTCAACCTTTACCGCGATTCCGGCGACCTGCTTCTGCACGCCTTCGGCTCGGTACCGGCGCAGTCATCACCGCGAAGCTTTCATCTGGCCATCGCCGACCCGGCACGGCTGGCCGGCCAGACGCTCCTGCGGGCGCTGGAGCGACGCGGCATCGATGTCGATGGCGAAGTGCGCGTGCTCTACTGGCCGCAGCAGGATGCGACGCTGCAGGCGGGCACGCGCGTGCTGGCCCAGCTGGAGTCGCCGCCACTGGCGACATTGCTGCGCGAGGGCCTCAAGCGCTCGCAGAACCTCTATCTGCAGAACCTGCTGCAGCTGGCCGGCGCGCGTGCCCACGCCGCGGCGGCTAACGACCCGGCCGCACCCACCGGGTTCCTCAGTGCGGCCGACTGGGGCATCCACGCGCTGCATCAGCTGCTCGATCGCATCGGCATCCCGCCCTCGGTCAGCCTGATCGGCGAAGGCACCGGACTGTCCCGGCGCGACCTCGCCACGCCGAACGCGCTGGTGCGCCTGCTCGCCTTCCTCGCCAACGGGCCGGGCGCCGGCCACCTGCGCGACATGCTGCCGGTGGCAGGCGTCGACGGCACGCTGGCCGGGCGCATGCGGGGCACGCTTGCCGCGGGCAACGTGCACGCCAAGACCGGCAGCATGACGTACGTGAACTGCCTGGCCGGCTATGTCACCAGCGCGGCGGGCGAACACCTGGCGTTCGCGATCCTGCTCAACGACTACGTGCCGCCGCAGGGGGTATCGGCCAGCGCGGACGTCGATGCGATCGCCGTCCTGCTTGCCGAGCTGAGCGAACGATCCCAGTAGGCGCGTCCTCGGGCGCGACCGCCATGCTGGTCGCACCAGGGGCGGCGGAGGAATCAGCCCTTGACCCGCTTCGCCAGATCCGCGCCGATCTTCTCCGGCGTATCCGTCGGCGCGTAGCGCCTGACGACCTGCCCCTCGGGATCGACCAGGAACTTGGTGAAGTTCCACTTGATCGCCTCGCTGCCGAGCACGCCCTTGCCCTCGCGCTTGAGCCAGCGGTAGAGCGGATGCGCATCGGCGCCGTTGACCTCGATCTTGGCGAACAGCGGAAAACTCACCTCATAATTGAGGCTGCAGAACTGGCGGATCTCCGCCTCGTCGCCTGGCTCCTGGTGGCCGAACTGGTCGCACGGAAAACCGAGCACCGTCAGTCCACGCTCGCGCCACTCCCGCCACAGCGCCTCCAGTCCGGTGTATTGCGGGGTGAAGCCGCACTTGGAGGCGACGTTGACGACCAGCAGCCAGCGCCCGCGCCACTCGGCGAGCGAGCGCTCCTGGCCATCGATGTCGCGGGCGGAAAAGTCGTAGACGCTGCTCATGCACGGGCTCCCGTAAGGTGTCGGCGAGTCTACGCCGCCAGCGGCATATGCACATGAGCGATGGTCATTTCCCGACGTGCGGTCCGGAGGCGATGCTGCCGTGATGCACCTCGTCCTTTCCGCCCTGGTCGCGCTCGCCACCCTCGTGTTGCTGGGCTACGCGGCATGCCGCGAGGCGCCGCGCCGGCATGTGCGCGTGCGTGCGCGCCGCGACCGCCACATCGGGCTGTAGCGACTCAGGCTTCCGGCGGGATGTCGAACACCTGCCGCAGGTAAGCCACGTAGGCCGGGTCCTCGCACATGTTCTTGCCCGGCGAATCGCTGAGCTTGGCCACCGGCTGGTCGTTGCAGCGGACCATCTTGATCACGATCTGCAGCGGCGTGGGCCCCACGTCGTTGGTCAGGTTGGTGCCGACGCCGAACGCCAGCTGGCAGCGTCCGTGGAAGTGGCGGTAGAGCTGCATCACGCGTGGCATGTCCAGCGCGTCGCTGAACACCAGGATCTTGGTGCGCGGATCGACGCGGTTGGCGCGGTAGTGCGCCAGCACCTTTTCGCCCCAGACGAACGGATCTCCCGAATCGTGCCGGGTACCGTCGAAGAGCTTGCAGAAATACATGTCGAAATCGCGCAGGAAGGCGTCCAGACCGTAAACGTCCGATAGAGCGATACCGAGGTCGCCGCGGTACTCCTTCGCCCAGGTTTCCAGCGCCACGCGCTGCGAATCGCGCAGCCGCGGGCCCAGGGCCTGGTGCGCCTGCAAGTACTCGTGGGCCAGCGTGCCCAGCGGAGTGAGCCGGAGCTTCCACGCCATCCACACGTTGCTGGTGCCGGCCAGCTGCTCGCCGAGGCCGTCGCGCAGCGTGCGCACCACTTCCTCGTGCCATTCGCGCGAGAAGCGCCGGCGCGTGCCGTAGTCGGCGATGCGGCAGTCGGCGTACTCCCGGTCCGCGCGCAGCAGCTCGATCTTGGCCTCGAGCCGCGCGCGGCCCTCGGCGAGATCTAGGCCCGGGCGGGTGCGGCGGAAGTACACCTCGTTGACGATCGCCAGCAGCGGCACCTCGAACAGGATCGTGTGCAGCCACGGTCCGCGGATGTGGATCTCGATCTCGCCGTTGGCCGCCGGCGAAGGGGCGATCTCCACGTACTTGGCGTTGAGCTGGAACAAGCCCAGGAAGTCGACGAAGTCGCTCTTGATGTAGCGCCAGCCGCGCAGGTAGTCGAGCTCGTCGCGCGTGAAGCGCAGGCCGCACAGCGCGTCGAGCTCGGCGCGGATCTCGTCGATGCACGGCACCAGGTCGATGCCCGGCGTACGGCACTTGAAGCGGTACTCGACGTGCGCCGCGGGGTAGTGGTGCAACACCACCTGCATCATCGAGAACTTGTACAGGTCGGTGTCGAGCAGGGACTGGACGATCATGCGCTGGCCTGGCGGGAACCGGCACATGGCCGGATCGGACGCATTATCCCTGCGGCGACGCCAGCGCGGCGAGCTGGGTGTCGATCGCATGCACGAAGGCGTCGGCGCCCGGCCAGCTGGTGATGCGCCCGAGCTTGCGGGAACCGGCGAACACGAAGAACGCCGGGATGCCGTGCAAGCCGAAGCGGGTGGCCATGCCGGGATCCTCGTAGACGTTGTCGTGCAGCCATTGCACGCGCGACCACTGGAAGCGTTCGCGCGCCAGCAGCATGGCTCGCTTGGCGATATCGCAATTGGGGCAATCGCGGCCCCACAGGAACAGGACGGTCAGGTCCCGGGCGGATTCGGACAGCGCGGCATCGAGTTCCGACTCGAGCACGCTGCGCATGGGGAACTGCTCGAAGAAGTGGGGAACGGTGGTATCGGCCATGGCTTCGACGTTGGGGCGTGGCGGGCGGGTGCAAGGCGCAGCGCCATGCAGGCCTCAGGCATCCTGCTCCGCCCGCACCGCCTGGCCAGGCCGCAGGCCGGAGCGGGCCGGCCGGCGGGCGGGCCGATCAGGGAGCATGGTTCTTCGCGGCAGCCAGATGCTCGAGTTCGCGCGTCCGTTCTGCCTCGGGCTTCTCCGCCAACGTACCGACCGCGGCATAGAACGCGCCCCACTGCCGTTCCGCCTGTTCGAACAGCACCGCGAAGGCGCCCGTCCAGCGGTCGTACAGGCCAAAGGGCAACAGCTTGGCGTTGTTGATCGGCGCTTCCACCCAGGCGTCGTAGCGGCGGTCGCCGGACCACCGGCTGTCGCGCCACTGCGCGTAGCGGCGACGGAACGCATCGACCTGCGCCTGCTTGCCGCGCGCCAGCTTGGCCGGATCGTCCCCACTCGCGTACAGCCGCCTGAGCCGCTCGCGCAGGTCCAGCACCAGTGCGGTGAAGCCCTGCTCCATCGCCTGATCGCGCGAGCCGGGGGGCGGCAAACCGCGCGCCTTGCGCCACTGGCGCAGACCCTCCTGCTCGACGAAGCTGGCGAAGGATTCATTGAACGCCGTGTCGCCCTTCACGTACAGCCGCTGGTGCGCGAGCTCATGGAAGATGGTGCCGGCCACGTCGTCGTCGTCCCAGCGCAGCATGCTGGAGACGATCGGATCGGCGAACCAGCCCAGCGTCGAATACGCCGGCACGGGCCCGATCCATACATCCTCGCCTTGCGCCTTCAGCTCCGCCGCGCGAACCCGCGCGCGGGACTGGTCGAAATAGCCACGGTAGGCCACGCAACCGGCGATGGGAAAACACTGCGGCAGGGCTTCGACCGAATACGGCGGCGTGGCGAACACGTTCCAGGCGACGTAAGGGCGGTGCAGGTCCACGTAGCTGGTATAGCTGCGGTTGTCCGGCAGCGCCAGCACCGCGGAAGCGAACCGCCGCGCCTGGGCCGCCAGGCGCAGGCGACGGGCCAACGTCGGGTCGGTGGCCGGGTCCTGCAGCACCTTGACGATCGGGCGGCGGTGCATCAGCAACGACGCCTGCCCATGCGCGACGTGGGCGTAATAGCGCAGGCTACCGCAGCCGCCGAGCAGGAGGCACAACGCGACAGTAGCCAGGCGCGCAGGGCGCCCGCGAAGGGTTGGAGAAGGCATGCCGCGATTGTGCCAAGCGGACGCTTCGGGCACGAGTCGCGGCGCGCCGGTCAGTCGCGATCGTGCCCGCGTCGCCCGCGCCAGTCGCCGCGGTCATGGCCGCGGTCTTCCCGGCCGCGCCACTCGCGACGATCATGCCTGTCGTCGCGGTAGTCATGGCGCTCGCGGCTCCAGTCGCGGCCACGGTAGTGGTGCGAATCGCCGCGCCAGGTACCGCTGATGCCGACGCTCACGCCGGAGGAATAGCAGCAGCCATAGCCCCAGCCGGGCCCGTAGTAGCCGCCGTAACCGTAGTAGTCCGGCTCGTAGATCACCGAGGGACCCTCGCCGTAGTAGGCATCGCCCTGATAGCCGTTGCTGCGCACGTAGCTGTAACCGGGGTCGTAATAGCAACCCGACAGCGCCGCCGTGCCAAGCACCAGCGCCAGTCCTGCAAGCATGCGTTTCATGGGCTCACCTCCGTGACTGCTGTCACGGGGATCACGCTAGTCGCGGCGGTTTGAATGCGCCCTGAGCGCCGCGCCCGGCTGATGCGCGGGCGCGGCGGCAGGGTGACCTGGCGTCAGACCTTGGCGCCGCGCTGTCCGGTGTGCACCGGAATGGTGGTCTTGGGCGCATCGCTGGGCAGCTGCGGGCTCTCGGGCGTATGGATGGCCGATTCGCCGTGTGGCCTCGGCTGTCCGTCCGCCGGACGGCTCGACGCCTGCCGGGTGCGTTCCTGCTTCGCATCGAGCAGCGCCTGGATGTGCGCCACCGCCTCTTCCGGGCTGATGTGCTGGATCGCGGGGGGTGCATTGCGCGGCGCCGCTGCCTTGCTGGCGGCGGGCTTGGCGCTGCCCGGCCGGCTGGGCTTCGACGCGGAGGAGGCCTTCTTCGCCACCGGCTTGCCCGCGGCCTTCGCCGCCATGCCGCCGGTGCGGGTGGCCGCTTTGGTCGGCGAGGGCTTTGTGGCCTTCTTGCTGGCCGACGCTGGCGTGCTCTTCCTGGTGGCCGTTTTTTTCAACGCGGCTTTCTTCGCCGCCGGCTTCCGGATGGCCTTCTTCGATGCTGCCTTTTTGACGATGGCCTTCTTCGGTGCCGCCTTCCTGGCGAGGGTCTTTTTCGGTGCCGCTTTCTTCGCGACCGTCTTCTTCGGAGCCGCCTTCCTGACGGATGCCTTCTTCGGAGCCGCCTTCTTCGCCGTCACCTTTTTGGCCGGCGATTTCTTCGATGCGGTTGCCGACCGGGAGGCCGAATCCTTGCCCGCGGCCTTCTTTGCGGCCGGACGGGCGGCGGTGCGGTTGATCGGTGTCTTGATGCCGGCCTTCGCGGCGGCGGTCTTCTTGGTCGCCTTGCTGCCGGCGGCTGCCTTCTTGGCCGCGGATTTCTTCGCGGCCGACGTGCGGGTCGTTGCCATGCGTCATCACTCCTGCGGTGGTCAGTGCAGCCTTGCCCGCGTTGACATGCTCCAAGCACGCGGCGGAAAGACCTGCACGTCCAGTATTGCGCGGGCATCTTCCGCTGTCATGCGCGATTGCGGCATGAAGCGCCTGGCAATTCAGGATGCATGCGGGACGCGCAGCGCGAGTGGCTGCCGCTCGTGGCAGACGAACGCCCCGGAGTTGGCGTCGTAGTCCCAGCGCTCCGCCGTGCAGGTATCGGAGTTTCCATCGCGGCGGAGCAGGTTGACCGAGTTGGGGATGTCGCCCCGTACCCTGTGCGAAACCGCGGTGCCGGCCTGCACGACCCATAGGGGGCGGCCGCCCGGTTCGGGCAGCGATCGTACGTAGGGCAAGTGGATATGGCCACCCAGCACCAGTTGCGCGCCGGCGGCTGCCCAGGCGCCGGCCGCCTGCGCGTGTCCTCTCAGCAGGTTGCGCCGGTCGGACTCGTCGATCACCGCCATCGGCTGGTGCACTACCACCACTCTCGTCTGCCCCGGAGCGGCCTGGCGCAGGCGCGCCGCCACCCGCTCGATCTGCGCCGGCGACACCTCGCCCTGCTTGTGCCGCCACCAACGCGTGGTGTTGACCCCCAGCACCAGCCATTCCGCCGACGACCATGCCGGCTCCAGCTCGTTGCCGAACGCCGCTGCATAGCGCGCGTACGGTGCCCGCAGGCGGGTGCCCAGGGCATACAGCGGGATGTCATGGTTGCCGGGGATCGCCAGGAACGGCGCGGGCAGGCTTGCGACGAAGTCGCGCGCGGCGGCGAACTGCGCCGGTCGTGCGCGCTGGGTCAGGTCGCCCGAGAGCACTACCAGTGCCGGTCGGCTGTCCCGGATCAATCCCCTCAGCGCATCCAGCACCGCCGCGCGCTCGGTGCCGAAATGCGAATCGGACATGTGCAACAACACGCTCACCGGTCGCTCCGGTTCCGCGGCACCAGCAGCCGGAGCGCCTGCGGCGCAACCCGGAAACGCAGCGGCAACGGCAGACGGACGATCTCCCCGTCGATCGCGAGCTTGAGCTCCCGCCGCCTCGGCAAGGCCACTTCGAGTTCGGTGAAGGCGAAGTTGTCGACCTTCTCGACGTCGCCCAGATGGCCGGACAGGCCGCGGATCGCCGTGAGGATCATGTGCCAGCGTGCAAGGGGCGGCAGCACGATGCCGACCAGCGCGCCGCGGGTCACGGCGTCGGCCTCGGGGATGCCGATGCTCTCCAGCTGCAGGCGGTTGTTGCCCACGACCAGGGTGGTGCTGCGCCGCACCTGCCACTGGCCGTCCTCGCAGAGCGACAGGCGCAGGTCCGGGTAGCTGCCCAGCAGCGCGCGCAGGCCCGACAGCAGCGCGACCAGGCGGTGGCGTCCGAAGCGGCGCTTGTCCTGTTCGCGCCGTTCCAGCAGCTCGGGGTAGAGCCCCAGGCTCGCGTTGACCAGGAACACGCGATCGTTGACCAGGCCCACCTGCACCGGCCTTTCCTGCGCGTCGAGCAGGCCGCGTATCCCCTCGCCGGCATCGCCCTCGGGCAGGCCGTGGCAGCGGCCGAAAAAGTTGAACGTGCCCTGCGGCAGCACGCCCAGCGGCAGGCCGCTGGGCAGCACCGCCTGCACCACCGCGTTGATGGTGCCGTCGCCGCCGGCGACGACCACTGCGCCCCCCTGCGCCCGGGCCGCTTCCACCGCCTGCCCCGCCAGCTCGCCCAGGTGTCGGGGGTGCTTCGC
Protein-coding regions in this window:
- a CDS encoding thioredoxin family protein yields the protein MADTTVPHFFEQFPMRSVLESELDAALSESARDLTVLFLWGRDCPNCDIAKRAMLLARERFQWSRVQWLHDNVYEDPGMATRFGLHGIPAFFVFAGSRKLGRITSWPGADAFVHAIDTQLAALASPQG
- a CDS encoding FKBP-type peptidyl-prolyl cis-trans isomerase — encoded protein: MQIADNTVASFHYTLTDDEGRVIDSSEGREPLSYLHGTGQIVPGLEKVMAGRQAGDQFKVDVSPEEGYGARHPELMQEVPREAFQGVEDIQPGMQFQGRGPQGAINVTVVRVDDDKVHIDGNHPLAGQTLHFNVEVTDVREASAEELQHGHVHGPGGHHH
- a CDS encoding phospholipase A, producing the protein MKHGTAAVVAVLGGLWACAAHAQNPDPMDIRACTAIESDAQRLACYDHATGRVNLPVAKKRADEETRLPSVFGHDRLPGQVAARENPEVSTPMSLLDSRWELAPEAKLGTYNVRGYKPVFLMPVFATSNQNERPQSPNPLNTVTHPEQLENIEAKFQISFKTKLWQGVFGDAGDLWLGYTQSSRWQVYNDHASRPFRETNYEPEAMLVFDTHYQVFGWDGRLLGIGINHQSNGQSNPLSRSWNRVVANVGFERGDWTVMLRPWWRIPEGGTDDNNPDISDYMGRGDVQIVREWNGQEFGMMLRHSFRGGSRSHGAARFTWSFPLAGNLRGYMEVFKGYGESLIDYNHNATYLGLGVSLLDWY
- the pncB gene encoding nicotinate phosphoribosyltransferase, producing the protein MIVQSLLDTDLYKFSMMQVVLHHYPAAHVEYRFKCRTPGIDLVPCIDEIRAELDALCGLRFTRDELDYLRGWRYIKSDFVDFLGLFQLNAKYVEIAPSPAANGEIEIHIRGPWLHTILFEVPLLAIVNEVYFRRTRPGLDLAEGRARLEAKIELLRADREYADCRIADYGTRRRFSREWHEEVVRTLRDGLGEQLAGTSNVWMAWKLRLTPLGTLAHEYLQAHQALGPRLRDSQRVALETWAKEYRGDLGIALSDVYGLDAFLRDFDMYFCKLFDGTRHDSGDPFVWGEKVLAHYRANRVDPRTKILVFSDALDMPRVMQLYRHFHGRCQLAFGVGTNLTNDVGPTPLQIVIKMVRCNDQPVAKLSDSPGKNMCEDPAYVAYLRQVFDIPPEA
- a CDS encoding aminopeptidase, with the translated sequence MPSPTLRGRPARLATVALCLLLGGCGSLRYYAHVAHGQASLLMHRRPIVKVLQDPATDPTLARRLRLAAQARRFASAVLALPDNRSYTSYVDLHRPYVAWNVFATPPYSVEALPQCFPIAGCVAYRGYFDQSRARVRAAELKAQGEDVWIGPVPAYSTLGWFADPIVSSMLRWDDDDVAGTIFHELAHQRLYVKGDTAFNESFASFVEQEGLRQWRKARGLPPPGSRDQAMEQGFTALVLDLRERLRRLYASGDDPAKLARGKQAQVDAFRRRYAQWRDSRWSGDRRYDAWVEAPINNAKLLPFGLYDRWTGAFAVLFEQAERQWGAFYAAVGTLAEKPEAERTRELEHLAAAKNHAP
- a CDS encoding diacylglycerol/lipid kinase family protein, with amino-acid sequence MPAPGNSQRRPFFVVLNRRSGSGDGGATEEAIRGALDATGHPYRLFCAKHPRHLGELAGQAVEAARAQGGAVVVAGGDGTINAVVQAVLPSGLPLGVLPQGTFNFFGRCHGLPEGDAGEGIRGLLDAQERPVQVGLVNDRVFLVNASLGLYPELLERREQDKRRFGRHRLVALLSGLRALLGSYPDLRLSLCEDGQWQVRRSTTLVVGNNRLQLESIGIPEADAVTRGALVGIVLPPLARWHMILTAIRGLSGHLGDVEKVDNFAFTELEVALPRRRELKLAIDGEIVRLPLPLRFRVAPQALRLLVPRNRSDR
- the dacB gene encoding D-alanyl-D-alanine carboxypeptidase/D-alanyl-D-alanine endopeptidase, which codes for MKIARLPFLLALVLLPLHSMAMDLHATRAAIDSRIAQPRFAAARWGIAVVSLDSGRTLYVHDADKLFQPASTTKLFTAALVLNSLDAGYRIPTRVLGATPEKRGRVQGPLVLYGMGDPSLGTDPSTAGWADALADQLAAKGVRRVHGDLVADATYFAGPAIGNGWEAFDLLAGFAAPASALSVYENQFQLKVTPAARAGEPAGLAFDPAGAAIPLDNRLLTVPAGTASDVNLYRDSGDLLLHAFGSVPAQSSPRSFHLAIADPARLAGQTLLRALERRGIDVDGEVRVLYWPQQDATLQAGTRVLAQLESPPLATLLREGLKRSQNLYLQNLLQLAGARAHAAAANDPAAPTGFLSAADWGIHALHQLLDRIGIPPSVSLIGEGTGLSRRDLATPNALVRLLAFLANGPGAGHLRDMLPVAGVDGTLAGRMRGTLAAGNVHAKTGSMTYVNCLAGYVTSAAGEHLAFAILLNDYVPPQGVSASADVDAIAVLLAELSERSQ
- a CDS encoding glutathione peroxidase, producing MSSVYDFSARDIDGQERSLAEWRGRWLLVVNVASKCGFTPQYTGLEALWREWRERGLTVLGFPCDQFGHQEPGDEAEIRQFCSLNYEVSFPLFAKIEVNGADAHPLYRWLKREGKGVLGSEAIKWNFTKFLVDPEGQVVRRYAPTDTPEKIGADLAKRVKG
- a CDS encoding metallophosphoesterase family protein, yielding MSVLLHMSDSHFGTERAAVLDALRGLIRDSRPALVVLSGDLTQRARPAQFAAARDFVASLPAPFLAIPGNHDIPLYALGTRLRAPYARYAAAFGNELEPAWSSAEWLVLGVNTTRWWRHKQGEVSPAQIERVAARLRQAAPGQTRVVVVHQPMAVIDESDRRNLLRGHAQAAGAWAAAGAQLVLGGHIHLPYVRSLPEPGGRPLWVVQAGTAVSHRVRGDIPNSVNLLRRDGNSDTCTAERWDYDANSGAFVCHERQPLALRVPHAS